One Salmo trutta chromosome 12, fSalTru1.1, whole genome shotgun sequence genomic region harbors:
- the LOC115204593 gene encoding globoside alpha-1,3-N-acetylgalactosaminyltransferase 1-like isoform X2, whose amino-acid sequence MIRKREHLLLALVMAGGMVLCWLAHRERTSVSLNEGPSENYEGLTWRQVNHQVVLNHRLQGKQATLMEPVRTDVLTVTPWLAPIVWEGTFDPLVIDEAFRSHNLTIATTVFAVGKYTRFLRDFLESAEKHFMVGLDVHYYVFTDLPGDVPSNVTLGVGRLLSIVRVPKFDRWQEISLRRMELIQTAIEDHIHREAHYIFCLDVDMRFHGRVGSEALGRLVAAIHPWFYMYPRSQYPYERRTVSTASVPEDQGDFYYQANIFGGALEDVHRLTKTCREHLEVDKSVGVEAVWQEESHLNWYLVKNKPTKLLSPEYVWDDARGGKAKEIKLVRFSSVIKNKAE is encoded by the exons AACGTGAACACTTGCTACTTGCTTTAGTAATGGCTGGGGGAATGGTTCTCTGCTG GCTTGCGCATCGTGAGAGGACATCTGTCTCTCTCAA TGAGGGTCCCAGTGAGAATTATGAGGGGTTAACATGGCGCCAGGTGAATCACCAGGTTGTGCTGAATCACAG ATTACAGGGCAAGCAAGCCACGCTTATGGAACCAGT GAGGACTGACGTGCTGACTGTAACCCCATGGCTGGCTCCTATAGTCTGGGAGGGGACCTTTGATCCCCTGGTCATAGACGAGGCCTTCAGGTCCCACAACCTCACCATCGCTACCACTGTGTTTGCTGTAGGGAA ATACACTCGTTTTCTCCGTGACTTCTTAGAGTCAGCTGAGAAGCACTTCATG GTGGGGCTGGATGTGCACTACTACGTGTTTACCGACCTGCCCGGCGATGTGCCTAGCAACGTGACTCTTGGTGTCGGCAGGCTGCTCAGCATCGTGAGGGTGCCGAAGTTCGACCGCTGGCAGGAGATATCCCTCCGCCGCATGGAGCTCATCCAG ACTGCCATTGAGGATCACATCCACCGGGAGGCGCACTACATCTTCTGCCTGGATGTAGACATGAGGTTCCATGGCCGTGTGGGGTCCGAGGCGCTGGGGAGACTGGTGGCCGCCATCCACCCCTG GTTCTACATGTACCCCCGGAGCCAGTACCCCTACGAGCGGCGGACTGTCTCCACAGCCTCTGTACCCGAGGACCAGGGAGACTTCTACTACCAGGCCAACATATTCGGAGGAGCGCTGGAGGATGTTCACAGGCTGACCAAGACGTGCAGGGAGCACCTGGAG gTGGATAAGTCTGTGGGTGTGGAGGCTGTGTGGCAGGAGGAGAGTCACCTGAACTGGTACCTGGTGAAGAATAAGCCCACCAAGCTGCTGTCACCTGAATATGTGTGGGACGACGCTAGAGGAGGGAAAGCCAAGGAGATTAAACTGGTCCGCTTCTCCTCTGTCATCAAGAACAAGGCAGAG TAG
- the LOC115204593 gene encoding globoside alpha-1,3-N-acetylgalactosaminyltransferase 1-like isoform X1, with translation MIRKREHLLLALVMAGGMVLCWLAHRERTSVSLNEGPSENYEGLTWRQVNHQVVLNHRLQGKQATLMEPVRTDVLTVTPWLAPIVWEGTFDPLVIDEAFRSHNLTIATTVFAVGKYTRFLRDFLESAEKHFMVGLDVHYYVFTDLPGDVPSNVTLGVGRLLSIVRVPKFDRWQEISLRRMELIQTAIEDHIHREAHYIFCLDVDMRFHGRVGSEALGRLVAAIHPWFYMYPRSQYPYERRTVSTASVPEDQGDFYYQANIFGGALEDVHRLTKTCREHLEVDKSVGVEAVWQEESHLNWYLVKNKPTKLLSPEYVWDDARGGKAKEIKLVRFSSVIKNKAEVRENT, from the exons AACGTGAACACTTGCTACTTGCTTTAGTAATGGCTGGGGGAATGGTTCTCTGCTG GCTTGCGCATCGTGAGAGGACATCTGTCTCTCTCAA TGAGGGTCCCAGTGAGAATTATGAGGGGTTAACATGGCGCCAGGTGAATCACCAGGTTGTGCTGAATCACAG ATTACAGGGCAAGCAAGCCACGCTTATGGAACCAGT GAGGACTGACGTGCTGACTGTAACCCCATGGCTGGCTCCTATAGTCTGGGAGGGGACCTTTGATCCCCTGGTCATAGACGAGGCCTTCAGGTCCCACAACCTCACCATCGCTACCACTGTGTTTGCTGTAGGGAA ATACACTCGTTTTCTCCGTGACTTCTTAGAGTCAGCTGAGAAGCACTTCATG GTGGGGCTGGATGTGCACTACTACGTGTTTACCGACCTGCCCGGCGATGTGCCTAGCAACGTGACTCTTGGTGTCGGCAGGCTGCTCAGCATCGTGAGGGTGCCGAAGTTCGACCGCTGGCAGGAGATATCCCTCCGCCGCATGGAGCTCATCCAG ACTGCCATTGAGGATCACATCCACCGGGAGGCGCACTACATCTTCTGCCTGGATGTAGACATGAGGTTCCATGGCCGTGTGGGGTCCGAGGCGCTGGGGAGACTGGTGGCCGCCATCCACCCCTG GTTCTACATGTACCCCCGGAGCCAGTACCCCTACGAGCGGCGGACTGTCTCCACAGCCTCTGTACCCGAGGACCAGGGAGACTTCTACTACCAGGCCAACATATTCGGAGGAGCGCTGGAGGATGTTCACAGGCTGACCAAGACGTGCAGGGAGCACCTGGAG gTGGATAAGTCTGTGGGTGTGGAGGCTGTGTGGCAGGAGGAGAGTCACCTGAACTGGTACCTGGTGAAGAATAAGCCCACCAAGCTGCTGTCACCTGAATATGTGTGGGACGACGCTAGAGGAGGGAAAGCCAAGGAGATTAAACTGGTCCGCTTCTCCTCTGTCATCAAGAACAAGGCAGAGGTCAGGGAGAACAcatga